In a single window of the Rattus norvegicus strain BN/NHsdMcwi chromosome 6, GRCr8, whole genome shotgun sequence genome:
- the Nrxn1 gene encoding neurexin-1 isoform X48 codes for MGTALVQHGGCCLLCLSLLLLGCWAELGSGLEFPGAEGQWTRFPKWNACCESEMSFQLKTRSARGLVLYFDDEGFCDFLELILTRGGRLQLSFSIFCAEPATLLADTPVNDGAWHSVRIRRQFRNTTLYIDRAEAKWVEVKSKRRDMTVFSGLFVGGLPPELRAAALKLTLASVREREPFKGWIRDVRVNSSQALPVDGSEVKLDEEPPNSGGGSPCEAGDEGDGGVCLNGGVCSVVDDQAVCDCSRTGFRGKDCSQDTKLRHYC; via the exons ATGGGGACGGCGCTGGTCCAGCATGGGGGCTGCTGTCTCCTCTGCCTGTCGCTGCTGCTGTTGGGCTGCTGGGCAGAGCTGGGCAGTGGGCTGGAGTTCCCAGGCGCTGAGGGCCAGTGGACGCGCTTCCCCAAGTGGAACGCGTGCTGCGAGAGTGAGATGAGCTTCCAGCTGAAGACACGCAGCGCCCGCGGCCTCGTGCTCTACTTCGACGACGAGGGCTTCTGCGACTTCCTCGAGCTCATCCTGACACGCGGCGGCCGCTTGCAGCTCAGCTTCTCCATCTTCTGCGCCGAGCCCGCCACGCTGTTGGCCGACACGCCAGTCAACGACGGCGCCTGGCACAGCGTGCGCATCCGCCGCCAGTTCCGCAACACCACTCTCTACATCGACCGCGCTGAGGCCAAGTGGGTGGAGGTCAAGTCCAAGCGCAGGGACATGACGGTGTTCAGTGGGCTGTTCGTGGGCGGCCTGCCGCCTGAACTGCGAGCCGCTGCGCTCAAGCTCACCCTGGCCTCGGTGCGTGAGCGGGAGCCCTTCAAGGGCTGGATCCGTGATGTCAGGGTCAACTCGTCCCAGGCGCTGCCGGTGGACGGCAGCGAGGTCAAGCTGGACGAAGAGCCGCCCAATAGCGGGGGCGGGAGCCCGTGCGAGGCGGGCGATGAGGGCGACGGCGGCGTGTGCCTCAACGGGGGCGTGTGCTCCGTGGTCGACGACCAGGCCGTGTGTGACTGCTCGAGGACCGGTTTCCGTGGCAAAGACTGCAGCCAAG acaccaaactcagacactattgctga